A genomic region of Planococcus kocurii contains the following coding sequences:
- the ribF gene encoding riboflavin biosynthesis protein RibF: MEIIHLNYPNHVKPDSETGPISLALGFFDGVHKGHQRVIGEAIKQAHQKNIKSAVMTFDPHPSLVLGGRKEEVFYITPMQQKMDILEEMDVDYCFIVRFTSEFAKLTPQEFIEIFVKNLQVKHVTAGFDFSFGSKGKGDMALMKLMSKGHYDVTVAEKLEESDEKISSTRIRELLKQGETGKVCQLLGRPFRVLGTVVNGDKRGRTIGFPTANVEPELGAIVPSRGVYAVKIQVQGQLYNGVCNIGYKPTFNDPDVKKQVIEVHILHFDKSIYGEMVEVEWYERIRDEQKFSGIDELKAQIQSDKLTAEQFFAGTN; the protein is encoded by the coding sequence ATGGAAATTATTCATTTGAATTACCCGAACCATGTAAAACCAGATAGTGAAACTGGACCAATCTCCCTGGCGTTAGGTTTTTTTGATGGTGTACATAAAGGACATCAACGCGTCATAGGAGAAGCCATCAAACAAGCTCACCAAAAAAATATAAAGTCAGCAGTCATGACTTTTGATCCTCATCCATCGCTTGTATTGGGCGGAAGAAAAGAAGAAGTCTTTTATATTACACCTATGCAGCAAAAAATGGATATCTTAGAGGAGATGGACGTGGATTATTGTTTTATCGTCCGCTTTACTTCTGAATTTGCTAAATTGACGCCACAGGAATTTATCGAAATTTTCGTTAAAAACCTTCAAGTAAAACACGTGACAGCTGGATTCGATTTTTCTTTTGGTAGCAAAGGAAAAGGCGATATGGCATTGATGAAACTAATGAGCAAGGGTCATTATGACGTAACCGTTGCGGAGAAGTTAGAAGAAAGTGACGAGAAAATCAGTTCGACCCGTATTCGTGAATTATTAAAGCAAGGCGAAACCGGAAAAGTATGCCAGTTGCTTGGTCGACCGTTCAGAGTTCTGGGTACTGTAGTTAATGGCGACAAGCGAGGCCGTACGATTGGATTTCCGACAGCTAACGTGGAGCCAGAGCTTGGTGCAATCGTACCGAGCCGCGGGGTCTATGCGGTGAAAATTCAGGTGCAAGGACAGCTATATAATGGTGTCTGCAATATTGGTTACAAGCCTACCTTCAATGATCCAGATGTAAAAAAACAAGTAATCGAGGTCCATATTCTTCATTTCGATAAATCCATTTACGGGGAAATGGTAGAAGTCGAGTGGTATGAACGGATCCGGGATGAGCAAAAATTTTCAGGGATTGACGAATTGAAAGCACAGATTCAATCGGATAAATTAACAGCTGAACAGTTTTTTGCAGGGACAAATTAA
- the rpsO gene encoding 30S ribosomal protein S15, which translates to MAITQERKNELISEYKVHDTDTGSADIQIAILTEDINNLNEHLRTHKKDHHSRRGLFKMVGRRRNLLKYLRENEVARYRELIARLGLRR; encoded by the coding sequence ATGGCAATCACTCAAGAACGCAAAAATGAATTGATTAGCGAATACAAAGTGCACGACACAGATACTGGGTCTGCAGATATTCAAATCGCTATTCTTACAGAAGACATCAACAACTTGAATGAGCACTTACGTACTCACAAAAAAGATCATCACTCACGTCGTGGTCTATTCAAAATGGTTGGACGCCGTCGTAACTTGCTAAAATACTTACGTGAAAACGAAGTAGCTCGCTACCGCGAGTTAATCGCAAGACTTGGCCTACGCCGTTAA